A genomic window from Oceanobacillus timonensis includes:
- a CDS encoding tRNA (cytidine(34)-2'-O)-methyltransferase, with amino-acid sequence MGLHVVLFEPEIPANTGNIGRMCLATGTTLHLIHPLGFSTDDKMVRRAGLDYWEHVDVREYHSIEELYQTYPEGNFYYIENFGTKYYTDFDFSPVDTDQFFVFGKESTGIPRDLLEGKEDKCLRVHMNDRVRSLNLSNTASIIIYEVLRQQKFPGLH; translated from the coding sequence GTGGGTTTACATGTAGTTTTATTTGAACCAGAAATACCTGCAAATACAGGGAATATTGGAAGAATGTGTTTAGCAACCGGAACAACGTTACATCTGATTCATCCGCTCGGATTTTCAACAGATGATAAAATGGTACGGCGCGCTGGATTGGATTATTGGGAGCACGTAGATGTAAGAGAATATCATTCTATCGAAGAATTGTATCAGACTTACCCAGAAGGAAACTTTTATTATATAGAAAATTTCGGTACAAAGTATTATACAGATTTTGATTTTTCACCTGTAGATACAGACCAATTTTTTGTGTTTGGGAAAGAATCAACAGGGATTCCCCGGGATCTGCTGGAAGGGAAGGAAGATAAATGCCTGCGGGTTCATATGAACGATCGCGTTCGTTCACTAAATCTGTCCAATACAGCTTCTATTATTATTTATGAAGTATTAAGGCAGCAGAAATTTCCTGGTTTGCATTAA